The following proteins come from a genomic window of Nocardiopsis sp. YSL2:
- the aroQ gene encoding type II 3-dehydroquinate dehydratase, protein MSHAVSRTVLLLNGPNLNLLGTRDPKQYGTTTLDEVERRVRDLGKELGAEVVCAQSNSEGALVDRLHEARGYAGVVFNPGAYAHYSIALRDAVDAIEAPVVEVHISNVYAREEFRHRSVTAPVAAGYVAGCGVFGYELALRAVLRRDAERSADQAG, encoded by the coding sequence ATGTCCCACGCCGTGTCCCGTACCGTTCTGCTGCTCAACGGCCCCAACCTCAACCTGTTGGGCACACGCGACCCGAAGCAGTACGGCACCACCACGCTGGACGAGGTCGAGCGGCGCGTGCGCGATCTGGGCAAGGAACTGGGCGCGGAGGTGGTGTGCGCCCAGAGCAACAGCGAGGGCGCTCTGGTCGACCGGCTGCACGAGGCCCGCGGCTACGCGGGCGTGGTCTTCAACCCCGGCGCCTACGCCCACTACAGCATCGCCCTGCGCGACGCCGTCGACGCCATCGAGGCGCCGGTCGTGGAGGTGCACATCTCCAACGTCTACGCCCGCGAGGAGTTCCGGCACCGCTCGGTGACGGCCCCGGTCGCGGCGGGCTACGTCGCCGGGTGCGGGGTGTTCGGCTACGAGCTGGCCCTGCGCGCGGTCCTTCGGCGCGACGCCGAGCGCAGCGCCGACCAGGCCGGCTGA
- a CDS encoding RNA polymerase sigma-70 factor, which translates to MSGGDGHEDRATEVFVAHRSLLFTVAYEILGSAADAEDVLQETWLRWAGVDLDAVRHHRAYLVRIATRQALTRLRTLGRRRESYVGPWLPEPLLTAPDVAEDVELADSVSMAVMLVLETLAPTERAVFVLREVFAVDYAEIARAVDKSPAAVRQIAHRARAHVAARRPRDVVSQAESRAALAAFQRAIETGDLQGLLDILAPDVVALGDGGGVRQALPRPVAGAGKVARLLAVGLRQYGDAVSVEPVQLNGYPALMLRLDGELDSVVALRIDDGLVTGLYTVRNPDKLSHVDRETALSR; encoded by the coding sequence ATGAGCGGCGGGGACGGACACGAGGACCGGGCGACCGAGGTGTTCGTCGCCCACCGCAGCCTGCTCTTCACGGTCGCCTACGAGATCCTCGGGTCGGCCGCCGACGCCGAGGACGTCCTGCAGGAGACCTGGCTGCGCTGGGCCGGCGTCGACCTGGACGCGGTGCGCCACCACCGCGCCTACCTGGTGCGGATCGCCACCCGCCAGGCGCTCACCCGGCTGCGCACGCTCGGGCGGCGCAGGGAGTCCTACGTCGGCCCGTGGCTGCCCGAGCCGCTGCTGACCGCACCCGACGTGGCCGAGGACGTCGAGTTGGCCGACAGCGTCTCGATGGCGGTGATGCTGGTCCTGGAGACCCTCGCCCCGACCGAGCGGGCCGTGTTCGTGCTCCGCGAGGTGTTCGCCGTGGACTACGCGGAGATCGCGCGGGCGGTCGACAAGAGCCCCGCCGCGGTCCGGCAGATCGCCCACCGGGCACGGGCGCACGTGGCAGCGCGCCGACCGCGGGACGTGGTCTCACAGGCCGAGTCCCGGGCCGCGCTCGCGGCGTTCCAGCGGGCGATCGAGACCGGCGACCTGCAGGGCCTGCTGGACATCCTCGCACCGGACGTCGTCGCCCTCGGGGACGGGGGCGGGGTCAGGCAGGCCCTGCCGCGGCCCGTCGCGGGTGCGGGCAAGGTGGCACGCCTGCTCGCGGTCGGCCTGCGGCAGTACGGCGACGCGGTGTCGGTCGAACCGGTCCAGCTGAACGGCTACCCGGCGCTCATGCTGCGACTCGACGGAGAACTCGACAGCGTCGTGGCGCTGCGGATCGACGACGGCCTGGTGACCGGGCTCTACACCGTGCGCAACCCCGACAAGCTCTCCCACGTGGACCGGGAGACGGCCCTGAGCCGTTAG